From Bradyrhizobium sp. AZCC 1610:
GAGGGCCGCGACCTCATCGTCAAGAACGATGAGGTGTTCATGCGCACCACCGAGGGCCTCAAGCGCGTCGACGTGATCTACCGCCGCGTCGACGACGATTTCCTCGACCCCCTCACCTTCCGCCCGGATTCGGCGCTTGGCGTGCCCGGGCTGATGTCCGCCTATGCCGCCGGCAACATCACGCTGGCGAACGCGGTCGGCACCGGGATTGCCGACGACAAGGCGATCTACTCCTACATGCCTGAGGTCGTGAAATTCTATCTCGGCGAAGAGCCGATCCTGAAGAACGTGCCGACCTGGCGCTGCCGCGAGCCGAAGGACCTGGCCTACGTGCTCGACAATCTGAGCGACCTGGTCGTGAAGGAAGTCCACGGCTCTGGCGGCTACGGCATGCTGATCGGCCCCGCCGCGACCAAAGCGACGATCGAGGCGTTCCGCGACAAGCTCAAGCGCGAGCCCGAAGGCTTCATCGCCCAGCCGACGCTGGCACTCTCGACCTGCCCGACCTGCACCGCCTCCGGCCTGGCGCCGCGCCATGTCGATCTCAGGCCGTTCGTGCTGACGGGCAGCAAGCACGTCACCATCGTGCCCGGTGGGTTGACGCGGGTGGCGCTGAAGGAAGGCTCGCTGGTGGTCAATTCGAGCCAGGGCGGCGGCACCAAGGACACCTGGATACTGGACGAATAGAGAGCGAAATTTCCGTATGCTGTCGCGCACCGCCGAAAACCTGTACTGGCTGGCCCGCTATGTCGAGCGCGCCGAATACATCGCGCGCACCATCGACGCGACCTTGCGCGTTACCGCGCTTCCCGCCGCCTATATCGGCAAGACCAATGAGTGGGAATCGGCGCTGCTGACCGCCGGCGTCAGCGCGAGCTTCTACGAAGCCTATCAGGAAGCCAACGAACAGAACGTCGTCGAGTATCTGGCGTTTTCGCCGTCCAATCCTTCGTCGATCAAGAACTGCATCGAGGCAGCCCGGCTCAATTCGCGCTCGGTACGAACGGCGCTGACCAGTGAGATGTGGGACACCATCAACTCGGCCTGGATCGAACTCGGGGAACTCTGGGGCAAAGGCACATCGAGCCGCGAGGAACTGGCGAGGTTTCTCCGTTTCGTGCAGGAGACCTCGCTGCGGTTCGACGGTTCGGCTTATCGGACCATGCTTCGCAACGACGCCTACTGGTTCTCGCGGCTCGGGCTGCACCTGGAGCGCGCCGACAACACCGCCCGCATTCTCGATGTGAAGTATCACGTGCTGCTGCCTGAAGAGGAACATGTCGGCGGCCCGCTGGACTACTACCAGTGGACCTCGATCCTGCGCTCGGTGTCGGCGCTGACGGCCTATCACTGGGTCTATCGCGAGACCTTAAAACCGTGGCTGATCGCCGACCTGCTGATCCTCAACGACACGCTGCCGCGCTCGCTGGCGAGCTGCTACAGCAATCTGGTGCGCAACCTCGACCAGATCGGCGTCGCCTATGGCCGCCAGGGCGCCTCGCAGCGCCACGCCCGCGGCGTCCGCAACCGGCTTGAACACAGCCATATGGACGATATCTTCCAGCACGGCGTGCATGAGTTCATTCAGGAATTCATTTCGGATAACGCGCGGCTCGGTGAGATCATCACCAGGCAGTATTTGATTTAGAGATTTTGGATGCGCGCAACAAAAACTCCGTCATGGCCGGGCAAAAGCGCGGAGCGCGTCTTTTTTGGTAGTTGTCCCGGCCATCCACGTCTTGCTATGCCACCTGAGTAAGAAAAACGTGGATGCCCGGCACATCTAGCGCGAAGAAGCGCTTCGCGCTACTGGCCGGGCACAACGATCCGAACCGGGTTGAGTCATGCGCCTGCGAATTGCCCATACCACGAGCTATCGCTACGAGCCGCCGGCTTCGGGCGTAATCCAGATTCTGCGGATGACGCCCAGCAGCCATGACGGGCAATATGTCGCCGAGTGGCAGATCGACGTCTCAACCGACTCCCGCCTCGACATGCATCAGGATGCGTTCGGCAATGTCACGCATGTGCTCACGCACGGGCCGATCGCCGACCTGACCATCCGTGTCGAGGGCCTGATCGAGACCCACGACACCGGTGGCGTGCTGCGCGGCACCGACGAGCGATTCCCCGCGAGCCTGTTCCTGCGCCAGACCGCGCTCACCGAAGTCAATCCGGCGATGGCGACGTTTGCCCGCGAGCTGCGCTCGGAATCCGACGGCGACGTGCTTGGCTTCCTGCATGCGCTGATGGTGCAGATCAACGAACACATGACCTTCGACGAGGACCCCACCAATTCAGGCACGTCGGCGGCGGAAGCCTTTGCGCTCAAGCGCGGCGTCTGCCAGGACTACGCCCACATCTTCATCGCCTGCGCCCGCTCCGGCGGCGTGCCGGCACGCTTCGTCTCCGGACACTTCCTGCGCTCCGACGGCACCATCCACCAGCAGGCCGGCCACGCCTGGGCTGAAGCCTTCGTGGCTGACCTGGGCTGGGTCGGCTTCGATGCCGCCAACGGCCTCTGCACCACCGACGCCCATGCCCGCGTCGCCATCGGGCTCGACTACCTCGGCGCCGCCCCGGTGCGCGGCACCCGCTATGGCGGCGGGACGGAGACATTGGCGGTCGCGGTCAAGGTCGAACACGCCGGGCGGCCGGGTCAGTGGCAGAGCCAGTCGCAGTCGTAGCTGAAAAAAGACGCGTCGCGTGCAACGACATCAGGCGTCTACGCCGTCAGTGCTTTGAGCGCCTGATTTGCTGCTTCGCAGTGTGGTGCACGCACTCAATGAAGCGTTTTGCCACGGGACTAAGCGTGCGGTTCTTCAGTGTCACGATTCCCACTGGCCGCAACTGAACAGGCAGCTTGATCGGGAGGACCCTGAGAAGCCGATCGTGATGCGCCCCACGTAACACCGACATCGGAAGTGTTGTCACGTATTGCCCGGTGGAAGCCAACCGACAGCAGAGATGGATCGAAAGCGTCGTTACGAAAGCGCGCGGCATCTTGAGGCTGCCGGCGCGAAACCATTCGGCAGCCAAAATACCTGCGATGGTATCTGCGGGCGGCAGGACCCAGCGCTCTTCGGCGAGTTCGGCGAGTGTAAGCCGGCGCGAGCGCGCCCATTTGCTATGGCGGCCGGCGACCACGACCACTGGGTCGTCGTATGCCGTTTCGACATCAAGATCGCCCTCATCGAACGGCGTTGGTATGCGTCCTAACAGGAGATCGATGCTACGCTCGCGCAAATCGCGATAATGCTGTGCATTCATGACCGCTTGTGCAACGTAGAGCCGGACGTGCGGCTGCTCGCGCGAGAAGTTCTCGATCACCGCCGGCAAGAAACCCGCAGCAATGCTCTCCGTGCTGGCGATACGCAATTCGCCAACAGTCGGGTCGGCGAGAAAAGCCAACTCGTCTACCCCTCTCTTCAACTCGTCGAAGATCGCGCGGCCACGCGCAACGAGTGCGCGGCCGTAAATCGTCGGCTCGATGCCGTTGCGTCCACGGTCGAGCAAACGAAGCCCCAGCGCATGCTCAACGTCGGATATCGCTTTCGATACCGCAGGCTGCGAGATGGCCAGTTCGCCTGCAGCCTTCGCCATGCTGCCGTGCTGCACTACGGCGAGCAAAATATGCAGGTCGCGCAGCTTCAGGCGCCTTCCAACGCGGTCAACCCACTGCATGGCACGGACCTTATCAAAATGGTTATGCCATCGTCATATATCAGAACTGGACCGTTATGTCTGCCCGACGCAGGATCGCGGCAATCGTCGCTCAGGATGGCCGGAGGTGATCGATGACCGCATCAATTCCCTTGAGAAGCCTCATGGCTGCCGTGGCAACCGTCGCCGTGATCAGCCTGGCCTTCGGCACGGGCGCCGCCGCGCAGGATTATCCGTCGAGATCCGTGAAGATCGTGGTGCCGTTTCCACCCGGAGGACCGCTGGATTTCACCGCACGAATGCTGGCCGACAGACTCGCCTCAAGCCTCAAGCGGGCTTTCGTGGTGGAAAACCGTCCCGGCGCTTCCGGCAACATCGGGGCCGATGCGGTGGCCAAGGCGGAGCCGGATGGCTACACGCTGCTGTTCGCTCTCGATACGCCGCTCACAGTCAGTCCGACGCTCTATCCGAAACTCCCATTCGATCCGGTCAGGGATTTCGAGCCGATCTCTGTCGCGGCAAGTTTTTCGATGTCGCTCGTCGTGCATCCTTCCGTTCCCGTGACATCGGTCCGGGAGTTCGTCACCTATGCAAAAAATCTGGATCGGCCACTGCTTTACGGCAGCGGCGGCGGAAGCGGCAATCCCGGCCATCTGACGATGGAATACTTTCGAATGAAGGCGGGATTTGAAGGCCTGCACGTCCCCTACAAGGGCAACGCCGAGGTCGTGATGGGTCTCGTCGGTGGGCAGGTTCAGGCAGGCTTCCTTGCAACCCCCGGCGTCCTGCCGCTGGCGCGCGAAGGCCGGCTGAAGGCACTTGCTCTATCCAGTCTGGAACGCGCCCTGTACGCGCCAGAGATCGGCACCATCACTGAAAACGGTTACGCCGGCTTCGAGGTCGGGTTCTACCAGGTGATGCTGTCGCCAAAGGGCGTTCCGGAATCCATTCGCGCGCTGCTGGAGCGGGAGGTGCGTCAGGCTTTGCAATTGCCTGAGCTGCAGACCCGCCTTCGCGCACAGGCATTGGAGCCGATCGCAAGCACCGGCGCTGAAGCCAGAGTTTTGCTCAAATCGGCTTCCGAGCGATGGCAGACCGTCATCAAGACATCAAACATCCGGCCGGAATGATGCCTTCCCGCCGGACGCTAAAAACAGCGCGTGCGCTGCAGACGTCAACGACACAGATCGTCATGCTTGGCACAGGCACGCCGCGCCCTGATCCCGCGCGGTCCGGACCCGCGACCGCCATCGTGGTGAATGGAACGCCATATTTGGTTGATTTCGGCCCGGGCGTCGTCCGTCGCGTGGCAGCGGCGTACAACAAGGGCGTAACTGCGCTCGGACCCGCCGCAGGCGGAATAAAGACGGCCTTCCTGACCCATATGCACGCGGACCACACCGCCGGCTATCCGGACCTCATCCTCACGCCGTGGATTCTCGGCCGTAAAGAGCCGATCGAAGTCTATGGTCCCAAGGGCCTCCGCGCTATGACGAAGCACGTACTGAGCGCCTGGACGATCGACATCAACAATCGCGTCAACGGTATCGACCGGCTGCCGCGGGCGGGATGCCGGGTCGTTGTGCACGAGATAACGCAAGGAGAGATCTACTCCGACGGCAATATCCGCGTCACGGCCTTTCCGGTGCGACACGGACTGAAGCACGCCTACGGCTTTCGGTTTGAGACGCCCGATAAAGTCATCGTCTTGTCAGGGGATACAGCGCCGACTCCAAACCTTGCCGAGCATTGTGCCGGTTGCGACGTGCTGATTCACGAGACCTATTCGCAACACACTTACGAGAAGGTCTCGCCCAAGTGGCAACGGTACCGTCGAACCCATCATACTTCCTCCAGGGAGCTCGCTGCGCTTGCCTCGCGGGCCAAGCCGGGCCTGCTGGTGCTCTATCACCGTGCAAACGCCGGCGGCGCGTTGACGCTTGCCGACCCGGAAGAGGCCGTATTGAAGGAGATCAAGCAACACTATGACGGCCGCGTGATGACCGCCCACGATCTTGACGTGATCTGAGGCGCGCCGTCACTTATCCAGCCACACATCCTCGAACCGCAAATTGTTGTACTGGCTGTTGTCGTGCGGCCGGAAATTCTTCACATAAGGCTGCCAGCAATTGCCGGCCGATGAGTGCAGGATGATCGGCCGCGCTGCATCCTCGACCAATAACCGCTCGATGTCCCAGACCATCTTTCTGCGCTTTTCCTTGTCGAGCTCGCTCGATTGCGCGGTCAGCAGCCGGTCGACCTCGGCATTGCAATACTGCGTGTAATTGCGCTCCGACTTGCAGGAATAGTTCTCGACGATGTTGCCGTCGGGATCGTCGACGCTGACGCCGGTCACGTTCAGTCCGATCGTGTAATCCTTCTTTGCCAGCCGCGCGTACCAGCGCGGCGTGTCGAGAATGTCGAGTTCGCTCGTGATGTAGATCTTCTTGAGCTGGTCGGTCAGGATCACGGCGGGATCGCGATAGGTCGGCAGGTTCCGGGTCTGGATCTTGATCTGCAGCGGTTTGGCGTCGCTGTAGCCGAGCTTCTGCATGATCGCCTGCGCCTCGGCGATGTTCTTTTCGGCATCGGGACCGTAGCCGGTCAGATCAGTCACCATTTCCGGTGGCATGCCCCATTCGCCCTCGGGCTTCGCCAGCATCGCCCCGCCCATGCGCGCCAGCCCTTCCATCAGGATGGTGTTGAAGGGCTTGCGGTCCAGCGCCAGCGACATGGCCTTTCGGATATCCGGATTGTCGAACGGCGGGTTGACGCGGTTGACCATCAAATTGATCTGGGTTCCCGTCGTCGTCATCTCGCAAATCGCGTGCGGCGCGCGCGCCTTCATGTCCTTCATCAGGGGAACACTGACGTCGGAGGGAAAGGTGATGTCGTAGTCGCCGGTGGCGAACGCCAGCATGCGCGTGGCGCGGCTGTCGATCATCCGGAACGTGATCTCGTCGAGATAGGGCCGGTCCTTCTTCCAGTAATCGGGATTGCGCACCAGGCGAATGGACTCGCCGCGCTTGAACTCGACGAATTTGAACGGGCCGGTGCCGACCGGCCTGGTGCGCATGACCTGCTGCGGCACGTGGCAGGGATAGACCGGCGAAAACGCGCTCGCGAGCAATACCGGCAGGCTGGGTTGTGGCTCGCTCAGCTCAAACGTTGCCTCATGATCGCTGTTGACGCTGACGTCCTGCAGCTTGGTGTACCAGACCTTGCGCGGATTGCGCTTGAAGTCCTGGGTCTCGGTCTTGCCGATCAGCATCCGCCAGGTGCACTGCACGTCCTTTGCGGTGAATGGCTGGCCGTCGTGCCATTTTACGCCCTGCCTCAACTTGAAGGTCAATTTGGTGTTGGTGGAATCCCAGGACCAGCTTTCCGCCAGATCGGGAACGACAGTATCGATGCTTTCGTGGACCTTGGCGGGATCGAACACGACGAGATTGTTGAAGATCGCCGCGAACGGCGTGACCGAGGCAATCGTCGCTTCTTCGTGCAGCGAGGTCGAGGGCGGATTGTCGTTGTGATAGAGCCGCAGCGTGCCGCCCTTTTTCTGCGCCGCGGCGGGAACCGCCGTGAGCAATGCGATGCAAAGCGTAGCCACGGATACGGTGAGTTCGCGTGACAACCGACTGGCGCGCATGATGACCTCCCAGTGTTTCTTGTTCTTGTGGGACAGCCAGCGTGCCGGAGGCGGCAGACTTAATCAATATTCGCAAGCCCGATAGTTGGAGGCGGCGCAGGCTCCCGCCATGGCCTCAGCCTGCGACATTTCCGCAGGGGTCATGGTCCTCGCGACTTCGCGCAAGCTCGCCCTCGCCTTGGCATCGCCGCGCTTGGCGGCAAGGCTGAACCACATGAAGGCGCGGGAGGGCCTGGGCGCCAAGCCCTCGCCTTTGCGATACATCGTTCCGATCTGGGTCTGCGTCCTGGGATTGCCCGCTTCCGCCAGCGGGCGGAACAGCCGGATCGCCGGCACATAGTCGCCGCGGTTATAGGCCACCATTCCGTCTTCCCAAGGTCCGGCTAGCGCATGGGTGCAGCCAAGGAAGAGGAACGTCGCCATAATCGCGCTTGTCAGAGCTGCTTTCTGCATGCCTACCCCGCCGTCCCGTAGGGCATGTTTTACCCGCCCGGCGCATGCCGCGCCGCGGGGAATTGGGGTTGGATGCCCCCCTGAAATTGGCTACTAGTCTGGCGCCGAAAAAATCAGGCGCGTTCGGGGATCGGGAATGACCTATTGCTGCGGAATTCTGGTGCGGGACGGTCTCGTCATGATCGCGGATACCCGCACCAATGCCGGCCTCGACAACGTCTCGACCTTCCGCAAGCTTCATATTTTTAGTAAGCCCGGCGAGCGCATCATGGCGATCGCCAGCGCCGGCAACCTGGCGATCAGCCAGTCGGTGCTCTCAACACTGACCGAGGGCGTCGAGGACCCCAACACCGGTGAGGTCGAGACGCTGATGAACGCGCCGACCATGTTCCAGGCGGCGCAGCGCATCGGGCGGGCGATCCGCCTGGTGCATGCCACCGAAGGTCCGGCGCTGCAATCCGAAGACGTCAGCTTCGACGTCTCCTTCCTGTTCGGCGGACAGATCAAGGGCTCGCGGATGCGGCTGTTCATGGTCTACACCGCCGGCAATTTCATCGAATGCACCACCGACACGCCCTATTTGCAGATCGGCGAGCACAAATACGGCAAGCCGGTGCTCGACCGCGCGATGCATTACGACGTCGAACTGTATGAGGCGCTGAAGACCGGCCTGATCTCGATGGATTCGACCATGCGCTCCAATCTCGGCGTCGGCCTGCCGATCGACGTTCTGGTGGTGCGCACGGATGCCTGCGAGGCCGATCTCAACCACCGCATCGAGGCCGGCGAGCCCTATTTCCACGATCTGCGTTCCCGCTGGTCGGCGGCACTGCGCGCGGCGCACCAGAATATTCCAAGACCACCCTACAAGACCGAAACAGAAGCAAAAAACTGAAGGCGAGGAAAACATGGCCGACCCAACAAACAGAATCGCAATCGTGACCGGTGCAGGCACCGGCGTCGGGCGCGCCGCATCGCTGGCGCTGATGAATGCGGGATTCACCGTGGTGCTCGCCGGGCGTCGCATGGAGATGCTGGAGGAAACCAAGAAGCTCGGCGACAACATCGGCAAGAGCCTGTGCGTGTCCGCCGACATGACCAACCCCGGCTCGATCGCAGCCCTGTTCGCCAAGGTGATGGACACCTACGGCCGGCTCGACGTTCTCTTCAACAATGCCGGCATGGGCGCACCGCCGGTGAATTTCGAAGACCTCAGCCTCGAGCAGTGGCAGGCGGTGGTGAACACCAACCTCACCGGGCCGTTCCTGTGCACGCAGCACGCCTTCCGCATCATGAAGGACCAGAAGCCGCGCGGCGGCCGCATCATCAACAACGGCTCGATCTCGGCACACGCGCCGCGGCCGTTCTCTGCCGCCTACACCTCAACCAAGCACGCGATCACCGGCCTGACCAAGGCGTCCAATCTCGACGGCCGCATGTACGACATCGCGGTCGGCCAGGTCGACATCGGCAACGCCGCGACCCCGATGACGGATCGCATGGTCGCCGGCCCCGGCGTGATGCAGCCCGATGGCACGATGAAACACGAGCCGCGCATGGACGCAAAGGCGGTCGGCGACGCGGTCGCCTACATGGCCGGCCTGCCGCTCGACGCCAACGTGCTGTTCATGACGGTCATGGCGACCAAGATGCCGTTTGTGGGGCGGGGGTAAGCGCGTTCTCGTGCCCCGGACGCAGCGCGGCATGAAGTGCTGCGCTGCAGAGCCGGGGGCCATACGCTGCACGATGGGTCCCGGCTCTGCGGAGCAGCGTGAAGACGCTGCACCGCGTCCGGGACACGGCAGCCGCCCCCTACTCCAGCCGCTCCACCTTCCCGCAGCGCCGGAAACAGCTTCATCCATAGCAACGCGATCGCGATGGTGCCGACGCCGCCGAGAACGGCGGCCGGCACAGTGCCGAACAGCGCCGCCGTGACGCCGCTCTCGAACTGGCTGGCGAAGCGTGAGAGGCTACGCGACAACAGGGAGAACAGGAACGGCCGGTGCCTGAGCAGGTCGCGGGCGCCGACAGGCGTGGTGGCGGACATATCCGAGCGGTGACGCCAGGCTGTTGTCAATGGCTGCGGTTGATGGGGCTCACGTGTCCCCGGACGCAGCGCGGCGCGAATGCTGCGCTGCTGAGCCGGGCCCATTCCGCGTGGCGTGAGATGGGTCCCGGCTCTGCGGCGCAACGCTAAGGCGCTGCACCGCGTCCGGGACACCAGTTGGGTTTTCACGAACCGGCAAGGCTGGCATAATCGTTTCCGGGGTTCTGGGGGATTCATGCTGCAACTGCAATCGGCGTTCGGCGTGCTGGCGTTGCTGGCGATAGCGTGGTCGCTCAGCGAAAGCCGCCGCGCGGTCTCGTTGCGGCAAATGGCGGTCGGGCTTGCCGTCACCGTTATCACCGCGCTGGTGCTGCTCAAGCTGCCGCCGGTGGCGAAGGCGTTCGGCGCCATCAATGACGCCGTCAACACCATCTCGGCTGCATCCCGCGCCGGCACGTCGTTCGTGTTCGGTTACCTCGGCGGCGGCGCGCTGCCGTTCGACCTCAAGGCGCCGGGTGCGGATTTCATCCTGGCGTTTCAGGCGCTGCCGATTGTGCTGGTCATGAGCGTTCTCACGACGCTACTGTTCTATTGGCGCGTGCTGCCGCCGATCGTGCGCGGCATGGCATGGATGCTGGAGCGCACGCTCGGCGTTGGCGGCGCGGTGGGACTGTCGACCGCGTCGAATATCTTTCTCGGCATGGTCGAGGCGCCGCTGTTCATCCGCCCGTATCTGGCGCAGCTCACGCGCAGCGAATTGTTCCTGGTCATGACCGGCGGCATGGCCGGCATCGCCGGCACCGTGCTGGTGCTCTACGCCACCTTCCTTGCGCCGCTGATCCCGGATGCGGCGGCGCATTTCGTCATCGCCTCCGTGCTGGGCGCGCCGGCGGCCATTCTCGTCAGCCTGATCATCGTTCCGGAGACTTCGGACAAGCGCACCGGCGGCTCACTGGCCGATCCCGACATGCATGCCTCCTCCACGATGGACGCCATCGCCAAGGGCACCACGGCGGGACTTGAACTTCTCCTGAACATCGTCGCCATGCTGCTGGTGCTGGTAGCGCTGGTCTTTCTCGTCAACGCCATCCTCGGGCTGTTGCCCGAGATCGGCGGCGCCAAAATTTCGCTGCAGCGTTTACTCGGGCTTCTGATGGCGCCCGTGTGCTGGCTGATGGGCTTGCCCTGGCCGCAGGCGATCACGGCGGGCAGCCTGATGGGCACCAAGACCGTGCTCAATGAATTGATCGCCTATGTCGACCTGTCGAAACTCGGCACCGATGCGCTCGACCCGCGCTCGCGGCTGATCATGCTCTATGCGATGTGCGGCTTTGCCAATTTTGCCAGCCTCGGCATCATGATCGGCGGCCTCGGGACGATGGCACCGGAGCGGCGCGAGGAGATCAATGCGCTGGGGTTGAAGTCGATCGTCTCGGGCACGCTGACGACGTGTTTGATGGGCGCAGTGGTGGGGGTGATGACGTAGCCCGGCAGCCCGTAGCCCGGATGGAGCGGAGCGCAATCCGGGACTCTTGCTCAATCGCTCCTACCGTTCCCGGATTTCGCTTCGCTCCATCCGGGCTACAAGATCAACTCGCCAACTCCACCGTCTTGAACTCCGCCGGCAAAATCACTTCCAGCAATTCGACGTCGTCGGAATAATCCATGATCAGATGCTTGATGCGCGGCGGCTGGGTCCAGGCGCTGCCCTCTTTCATCAGCGTCTCGCCCTGGCCTTCCATGTAGGTCTTCACCCAGCCCTTGAGCACGTAGACCATCTGGAATTCGACGTCGTGGTAATGCAGTTTTGAAACTTCCGCCGGATTGCAGGGCCCCTGCAGGCGGATCACATGCGCCTGCGCCAGGCCGTGCGTCGCGTCCGCGATGCCGAGGTCGCGGTATTTCGCGTAGGTGCGCAGCCCGTCGGCCTTGAAATCCTCTTCGCGGTGATGGCTGATGGCAATGCGCTGCTTCGGCCGCGCCTTGGACTTGACGGCCTTTGACTTCGCGGCGGACACGCGTCCCTTGGACTTGATGGTCTTGCGCGCGGAGGATTTGGCGGCGGTCTGGTGCCCCGTCCATTTCTTCTTCACCGCGGTCTTGGCTGCGGCTTTTGATGTCGCCTTCTGCTTGGCCATTGGTGCCTCCCTTGTTGATGCAGGGAGGCTACCACGAATTCAATTTCACAGGATGGGCAAAGGCGCGCTTCGCGCCGTGCTCACCCTACAAAATCAGCGCGCTTTCAATGCAGCCTGAACACGCCGTCGACGGCGCGCAGCTCGGCCGGCTTGATCAGCTTGCAATGCGCTACCGTCACCGAGAACAGCGGACCATCGAGCTTCTCGTGCCAGAAGGCGAGGAAATCCTTCAGCGCCGGGAATTTCGGGCAAAGATCGTAGTTCTGCCAGACATAGGTCTGCAGCAATGAGGGATGATCCGGCATCCGATAAAGGATTTGCGCCGTCGTCAGCCCGTAACCCAGCACCTGCTTCCGGAAATCGTCGGAAGCAACTCCAACCTGCGAGACCATGCCAAACCTCCATTGCTGGAAGCGCATTTCACGTGGTGGCCACACACCGAGCCACCCCGGCGGAGATGCGCTCACATGAGAGAAATGTGACGCACGAGACCAACCCATCACAAGCCTAAATGTTTAACGATCTGTTGAAAAAGGTCGCGTTAGCAGCACCTTACCGCACGTGCTAATACGGGGTCCCGGGGCCCCGCCGCCCCGGTTAATCATGATTAATCAAATTGGCAGCCGTCATATTTGAGTGCCAATTTTTCTGCTAGAAGCCCTTGTCCCCCGAACAAGACTGGCTTATGTCCACCGCAGCCGAGCTGGCACTCGCCTGCCCGGACTGCCAAAATTCCAGAATTCGACAACATCTTCAGAAACTTAGGAGGACTGCATGAAATTCCGTCCGCTTCACGACCGCGTCGTGGTCAAGCGCATCGACGCCGAAGAGAAGACCGCTGGCGGCATCATCATTCCGGACAGTGCCAAGGAAAAGCCCTCGCAGGGCGAAATCACCGCCGTGGGCCCGGGCGGCCGCGACGAAGCCGGCAAGCTGATCCCGATCGACCTCAAGGTCGGCGACCGCGTGCTGTTCGGCAAATGGTCGGGCACCGAGGTCAAGATCGACGGTGAAGAACTCCTGATCATGAAGGAGTCCGACATCATGGGCGTTCTCAC
This genomic window contains:
- a CDS encoding alpha-E domain-containing protein; protein product: MLSRTAENLYWLARYVERAEYIARTIDATLRVTALPAAYIGKTNEWESALLTAGVSASFYEAYQEANEQNVVEYLAFSPSNPSSIKNCIEAARLNSRSVRTALTSEMWDTINSAWIELGELWGKGTSSREELARFLRFVQETSLRFDGSAYRTMLRNDAYWFSRLGLHLERADNTARILDVKYHVLLPEEEHVGGPLDYYQWTSILRSVSALTAYHWVYRETLKPWLIADLLILNDTLPRSLASCYSNLVRNLDQIGVAYGRQGASQRHARGVRNRLEHSHMDDIFQHGVHEFIQEFISDNARLGEIITRQYLI
- a CDS encoding transglutaminase family protein, which codes for MRLRIAHTTSYRYEPPASGVIQILRMTPSSHDGQYVAEWQIDVSTDSRLDMHQDAFGNVTHVLTHGPIADLTIRVEGLIETHDTGGVLRGTDERFPASLFLRQTALTEVNPAMATFARELRSESDGDVLGFLHALMVQINEHMTFDEDPTNSGTSAAEAFALKRGVCQDYAHIFIACARSGGVPARFVSGHFLRSDGTIHQQAGHAWAEAFVADLGWVGFDAANGLCTTDAHARVAIGLDYLGAAPVRGTRYGGGTETLAVAVKVEHAGRPGQWQSQSQS
- a CDS encoding LysR family transcriptional regulator gives rise to the protein MQWVDRVGRRLKLRDLHILLAVVQHGSMAKAAGELAISQPAVSKAISDVEHALGLRLLDRGRNGIEPTIYGRALVARGRAIFDELKRGVDELAFLADPTVGELRIASTESIAAGFLPAVIENFSREQPHVRLYVAQAVMNAQHYRDLRERSIDLLLGRIPTPFDEGDLDVETAYDDPVVVVAGRHSKWARSRRLTLAELAEERWVLPPADTIAGILAAEWFRAGSLKMPRAFVTTLSIHLCCRLASTGQYVTTLPMSVLRGAHHDRLLRVLPIKLPVQLRPVGIVTLKNRTLSPVAKRFIECVHHTAKQQIRRSKH
- a CDS encoding Bug family tripartite tricarboxylate transporter substrate binding protein, encoding MTASIPLRSLMAAVATVAVISLAFGTGAAAQDYPSRSVKIVVPFPPGGPLDFTARMLADRLASSLKRAFVVENRPGASGNIGADAVAKAEPDGYTLLFALDTPLTVSPTLYPKLPFDPVRDFEPISVAASFSMSLVVHPSVPVTSVREFVTYAKNLDRPLLYGSGGGSGNPGHLTMEYFRMKAGFEGLHVPYKGNAEVVMGLVGGQVQAGFLATPGVLPLAREGRLKALALSSLERALYAPEIGTITENGYAGFEVGFYQVMLSPKGVPESIRALLEREVRQALQLPELQTRLRAQALEPIASTGAEARVLLKSASERWQTVIKTSNIRPE
- a CDS encoding MBL fold metallo-hydrolase is translated as MLGTGTPRPDPARSGPATAIVVNGTPYLVDFGPGVVRRVAAAYNKGVTALGPAAGGIKTAFLTHMHADHTAGYPDLILTPWILGRKEPIEVYGPKGLRAMTKHVLSAWTIDINNRVNGIDRLPRAGCRVVVHEITQGEIYSDGNIRVTAFPVRHGLKHAYGFRFETPDKVIVLSGDTAPTPNLAEHCAGCDVLIHETYSQHTYEKVSPKWQRYRRTHHTSSRELAALASRAKPGLLVLYHRANAGGALTLADPEEAVLKEIKQHYDGRVMTAHDLDVI
- a CDS encoding ABC transporter substrate-binding protein — translated: MRASRLSRELTVSVATLCIALLTAVPAAAQKKGGTLRLYHNDNPPSTSLHEEATIASVTPFAAIFNNLVVFDPAKVHESIDTVVPDLAESWSWDSTNTKLTFKLRQGVKWHDGQPFTAKDVQCTWRMLIGKTETQDFKRNPRKVWYTKLQDVSVNSDHEATFELSEPQPSLPVLLASAFSPVYPCHVPQQVMRTRPVGTGPFKFVEFKRGESIRLVRNPDYWKKDRPYLDEITFRMIDSRATRMLAFATGDYDITFPSDVSVPLMKDMKARAPHAICEMTTTGTQINLMVNRVNPPFDNPDIRKAMSLALDRKPFNTILMEGLARMGGAMLAKPEGEWGMPPEMVTDLTGYGPDAEKNIAEAQAIMQKLGYSDAKPLQIKIQTRNLPTYRDPAVILTDQLKKIYITSELDILDTPRWYARLAKKDYTIGLNVTGVSVDDPDGNIVENYSCKSERNYTQYCNAEVDRLLTAQSSELDKEKRRKMVWDIERLLVEDAARPIILHSSAGNCWQPYVKNFRPHDNSQYNNLRFEDVWLDK
- a CDS encoding tetratricopeptide repeat protein codes for the protein MQKAALTSAIMATFLFLGCTHALAGPWEDGMVAYNRGDYVPAIRLFRPLAEAGNPRTQTQIGTMYRKGEGLAPRPSRAFMWFSLAAKRGDAKARASLREVARTMTPAEMSQAEAMAGACAASNYRACEY
- a CDS encoding proteasome-type protease, with the translated sequence MTYCCGILVRDGLVMIADTRTNAGLDNVSTFRKLHIFSKPGERIMAIASAGNLAISQSVLSTLTEGVEDPNTGEVETLMNAPTMFQAAQRIGRAIRLVHATEGPALQSEDVSFDVSFLFGGQIKGSRMRLFMVYTAGNFIECTTDTPYLQIGEHKYGKPVLDRAMHYDVELYEALKTGLISMDSTMRSNLGVGLPIDVLVVRTDACEADLNHRIEAGEPYFHDLRSRWSAALRAAHQNIPRPPYKTETEAKN